A genome region from Nocardiopsis exhalans includes the following:
- a CDS encoding SDR family oxidoreductase, whose product MSKGTILITGASAGLGAEMARQFATLGYDLGLCARRTEKMVALKDEIAAAHPDRRVVLKALDVTDDEAVFRVFKELAAEFGTVDRVIVNAGLGKGAALGKGRFDANRQTAMTNFVGALAQSEAAMEIFREQGRGHLVMISSMSALRGMRKAMTVYAATKAGVAAIAEGLRSERVPGLDVSVVYPGYIRSEMNEHVAQKTRFMVDTETGVRSMVAAIEKRRVRAYVPAWPWVPIGFLMKRLPLSVVRKLT is encoded by the coding sequence ATGAGCAAGGGAACGATCCTGATCACCGGGGCCTCGGCGGGCCTGGGCGCGGAGATGGCGCGCCAGTTCGCAACCCTCGGCTACGACCTGGGGCTGTGTGCCCGGCGCACCGAGAAGATGGTCGCTCTCAAGGACGAGATCGCGGCCGCCCACCCCGACCGCCGGGTGGTGCTCAAGGCCCTGGACGTCACCGACGACGAGGCCGTCTTCCGGGTCTTCAAGGAGCTCGCCGCCGAGTTCGGCACGGTGGACCGGGTCATCGTCAACGCGGGCCTGGGCAAGGGCGCCGCGCTGGGCAAGGGACGCTTCGACGCCAACCGGCAGACCGCCATGACCAACTTCGTGGGGGCGCTGGCCCAGTCGGAGGCGGCCATGGAGATCTTCCGCGAACAGGGCCGCGGCCACCTGGTGATGATCTCCTCGATGTCGGCCCTGCGCGGTATGCGCAAGGCCATGACCGTCTACGCAGCCACCAAGGCCGGGGTGGCGGCCATCGCCGAGGGCCTGCGCTCCGAGCGCGTGCCGGGCCTGGACGTGTCGGTGGTCTACCCGGGCTACATCCGTTCGGAGATGAACGAGCACGTCGCCCAGAAGACCCGCTTCATGGTCGACACCGAGACCGGAGTGCGCTCCATGGTCGCGGCCATCGAGAAGCGCAGGGTCAGGGCGTACGTCCCGGCCTGGCCGTGGGTGCCGATCGGTTTCCTGATGAAGCGCCTGCCGCTGTCGGTCGTCAGGAAGCTGACATGA
- a CDS encoding phosphotransferase family protein, which yields MSEPSADERVPGAREVRAEDAFDAAAVAEWLRGHAEAPDGLDGVPEVRQFSGGASNLTYLLRYPGRDLILRRPPAGRKAAGAHDMGREYRVQSRLAPVFPYVPAMVAFCADESVIGSEFYVMERLAGPIPRKELPRDVSLSPEEVRRLCVNVLDLLVDLHSVDTEAAGLGEFGRGEGYVARQVAGWSERYRGAKTWNVGSFEKVMAWLDANQPRDRRTCLIHNDFRLDNVVLDARDPTRPVGLLDWEMATLGDPLMDLGGALAYWVEADDDLLFRQFRRQPTHLEGMLTRTEARDHYLERSGIELTEREWAFYEVFGLFRLAVICQQIYYRYHHGQTTNPAFRFFWLACRLLERRCRGIIRRAEG from the coding sequence ATGAGCGAGCCCTCCGCTGACGAACGTGTCCCGGGGGCGCGCGAGGTCCGCGCCGAGGACGCCTTCGACGCGGCCGCAGTGGCCGAGTGGCTGCGCGGACACGCCGAGGCCCCGGACGGGCTCGACGGCGTCCCGGAAGTCCGCCAGTTCTCCGGCGGCGCCTCCAACCTCACCTACCTGCTGCGCTACCCCGGGCGCGATCTCATCCTGCGCCGTCCCCCGGCCGGTAGGAAGGCGGCTGGCGCACACGACATGGGCCGCGAGTACCGGGTCCAGTCCCGGCTGGCCCCGGTCTTCCCGTACGTGCCCGCGATGGTGGCGTTCTGCGCGGACGAGTCGGTGATCGGCTCGGAGTTCTATGTCATGGAGCGTCTGGCCGGGCCGATCCCCCGCAAGGAGCTCCCCCGAGACGTCTCCCTCTCCCCCGAGGAGGTCCGGCGGCTGTGCGTGAACGTCCTGGACCTGCTGGTGGATCTGCACTCGGTGGACACCGAGGCGGCGGGACTGGGCGAGTTCGGCCGCGGCGAGGGCTACGTCGCCCGCCAGGTGGCCGGGTGGTCCGAGCGCTACCGCGGAGCGAAGACCTGGAACGTGGGTTCGTTCGAGAAGGTGATGGCCTGGCTGGACGCCAACCAGCCCCGGGACCGCCGCACCTGCCTCATCCACAACGACTTTCGCCTCGACAACGTCGTCCTGGACGCCCGGGACCCCACCCGCCCGGTCGGTCTCCTGGACTGGGAGATGGCGACTCTGGGCGACCCTCTGATGGACTTGGGCGGGGCTCTGGCGTACTGGGTGGAGGCCGACGACGACCTCCTCTTCCGCCAGTTCCGCAGGCAGCCAACCCACCTGGAGGGGATGCTGACCCGCACCGAAGCCAGGGACCACTACCTGGAGCGGAGCGGCATCGAGCTCACCGAACGCGAGTGGGCTTTCTACGAGGTCTTCGGGCTGTTCCGGCTCGCGGTCATCTGCCAGCAGATCTACTACCGCTACCACCACGGGCAGACCACCAACCCGGCCTTCCGGTTCTTCTGGCTGGCCTGCCGGCTGCTGGAGAGACGGTGCCGGGGGATCATCCGACGCGCCGAAGGCTGA
- a CDS encoding alpha/beta hydrolase fold domain-containing protein → MSSLVTRLASLALRVFRKPTLESAEETREWLHGPKEEPHPPLWLTGRHWITLREVGGFSVYTVLPRTVEEPRKAVLYLHGGTYVTEITAWHWVLISRMADAGCRVEVPIYGLAPEHTYREAFPFLTEVYRELLADVAPERTLLAGDSAGGGLALAFAQTLPGAGLPEPVRLVLISPWADMTMSNPDIADVEERDPWLSPVGMVEAARVWAGGDDLSLPRLSPVYGELATLPPMDLYIGTRDLLLPDTRRLHELVTEVGGDSHIYEEQGAFHIHPLVPVPEGSSARERIMRTVEEL, encoded by the coding sequence ATGTCGAGTCTCGTGACACGCCTGGCGTCGTTGGCACTTCGGGTCTTCCGCAAACCGACCCTGGAGTCGGCGGAGGAGACCCGGGAGTGGTTGCACGGGCCCAAGGAGGAACCGCATCCGCCGCTCTGGCTCACCGGGCGGCACTGGATCACCCTTCGCGAGGTCGGCGGATTCTCCGTGTACACCGTGCTGCCCCGGACGGTGGAGGAGCCGCGCAAGGCCGTGCTGTACCTGCACGGGGGCACCTACGTCACCGAGATCACCGCTTGGCACTGGGTACTCATCTCCCGGATGGCCGACGCCGGCTGCCGGGTGGAGGTGCCGATCTACGGGCTGGCTCCCGAACACACCTACCGGGAGGCCTTCCCGTTCCTGACGGAGGTCTACCGGGAGCTGCTGGCGGACGTCGCGCCCGAGCGCACGCTGCTGGCCGGGGACTCCGCGGGGGGCGGGCTCGCGCTCGCCTTCGCCCAGACCCTGCCGGGGGCGGGGTTGCCGGAGCCGGTACGGCTGGTCCTGATCTCCCCGTGGGCCGACATGACGATGTCCAACCCGGACATCGCCGATGTGGAGGAGCGCGACCCCTGGCTGAGCCCCGTGGGCATGGTGGAGGCGGCCAGGGTCTGGGCGGGCGGGGACGATCTGTCCCTGCCCCGGCTGAGCCCGGTCTACGGGGAACTGGCGACCCTGCCGCCCATGGACCTCTACATCGGTACCCGCGACCTGTTGCTGCCGGACACACGCCGTCTGCACGAGCTGGTGACCGAAGTGGGCGGGGACTCGCACATCTACGAGGAACAGGGCGCCTTCCATATCCACCCGCTGGTCCCGGTCCCCGAGGGCAGTAGTGCGCGCGAGCGGATCATGCGCACCGTCGAGGAGCTGTGA
- a CDS encoding type II toxin-antitoxin system Phd/YefM family antitoxin, which translates to MRTLPLSEVKAHLSELAEEVDRTHERLTVTKNGRDYIVIMSAEDMAEIEATMELLGDPEAIAEVQQSKQEIAEGRALSPEESTDLLESLRRKGHR; encoded by the coding sequence ATGAGAACCTTGCCGCTGTCTGAAGTCAAAGCCCACCTGTCCGAGCTCGCCGAGGAGGTGGACCGCACGCATGAGCGTCTGACCGTGACCAAGAACGGACGCGACTACATCGTCATCATGTCCGCCGAGGACATGGCGGAGATCGAAGCCACCATGGAACTTCTGGGAGACCCCGAGGCCATCGCGGAGGTCCAGCAGAGCAAACAGGAGATCGCTGAAGGAAGGGCGCTCAGCCCGGAGGAGAGCACGGACCTGCTTGAGTCCTTGCGCAGGAAAGGCCACCGTTGA
- the proB gene encoding glutamate 5-kinase, producing MHSADIEEQYADSLESAGRTAVGRARRIVVKVGSSSLTTPDGLIDSGRIRDLVEVLAARRALGQEVILVSSGAVAAGMTPLGMTRRPHDLASQQAAASVGQGLLLASYSAELAGHGLTAAQVLLTVEDMMRRVQHRNAQRTLRRLLDIGALPIVNENDTVATHEIRFGDNDRLAALVAHLMRADALVLLSDVDALYDGNPADEGTSIVHLVRGRADLDGIDIGSTGKRGVGTGGMVTKVDSARIATEAGVPTLLTSAANARAALSGERVGTFFAAADGRRPSARQLWLAHATAGRGSLVLDPGAVKAVVKEKASLLPAGVVKVTGDFTAGDPVDLRDEEGTVVARGLVNYDAAEVPDLMGRSTRWLAREMGPSYERELVHRDDLVLL from the coding sequence GTGCACAGCGCAGATATCGAAGAGCAGTACGCCGACTCCCTGGAGTCGGCCGGTCGCACAGCGGTCGGTCGGGCGCGCCGGATCGTGGTCAAGGTGGGGTCCTCCTCACTGACCACCCCGGACGGGCTGATCGACTCGGGCCGGATCCGCGACCTGGTCGAGGTCCTGGCGGCCCGCCGAGCCCTCGGCCAGGAAGTGATCCTGGTCTCCTCCGGTGCGGTGGCCGCGGGGATGACCCCGCTGGGCATGACCCGCCGCCCGCACGACCTCGCCTCCCAACAGGCCGCGGCCAGCGTCGGCCAGGGCCTGCTCCTGGCCTCCTACTCCGCCGAACTGGCCGGGCACGGGCTGACCGCCGCCCAGGTCCTGCTCACGGTGGAGGACATGATGCGCCGGGTGCAGCACCGCAACGCCCAGCGCACCCTGCGCCGCCTGCTCGACATCGGTGCCCTGCCGATCGTCAACGAGAACGACACCGTCGCTACCCACGAGATCCGCTTCGGTGACAACGACCGCCTCGCCGCCCTGGTGGCGCACCTGATGCGCGCCGACGCCCTCGTGCTGCTCTCGGACGTGGACGCCCTCTACGACGGCAATCCGGCCGACGAGGGCACCTCGATCGTGCACCTGGTGCGCGGCCGGGCGGACCTGGACGGCATCGACATCGGCAGCACCGGCAAGCGCGGTGTGGGCACCGGTGGCATGGTCACCAAGGTGGACTCGGCGCGGATCGCCACCGAAGCGGGCGTGCCCACCCTGCTGACCTCGGCGGCCAACGCCCGCGCGGCCCTGTCCGGTGAGCGCGTGGGCACGTTCTTCGCCGCCGCCGACGGCCGTCGTCCCTCCGCCCGTCAGCTGTGGCTGGCGCACGCCACCGCCGGCCGGGGCAGCCTGGTCCTGGACCCGGGCGCGGTCAAGGCCGTGGTGAAGGAGAAGGCCTCGCTGCTGCCGGCGGGCGTGGTGAAGGTGACGGGCGACTTCACCGCCGGTGACCCGGTCGACCTTCGCGACGAGGAGGGCACGGTGGTCGCCCGCGGCCTGGTCAACTACGACGCCGCCGAGGTCCCCGACCTCATGGGCCGCTCCACCCGCTGGCTGGCCCGCGAGATGGGCCCCTCCTACGAACGAGAACTGGTCCACCGCGACGATCTCGTGCTGCTCTGA
- a CDS encoding SDR family NAD(P)-dependent oxidoreductase, with amino-acid sequence MTPGDGTGRRVLVTGGASGLGAALVSAFAARGDQVLATDLAEQAPEALPRGADYLRLDVTSDDDWAAALTRVEDAWGGLDVLVNNAGVAAGGRIDHLTLDDWRWITEINLFGVVRGCRTFTPLLKRQGSGYIVNTASAAGLIHPPTMSSYNAVKAAVVALSETLQHELAPYGVTTSVVCPSFFRTNLASSLSGSDPAVEASASRLINGSKLTADDIAAEVLKGMDRRRPVILTDRAGRSALRAKRWLRPLYDRTMRRMAEGVRRRVERSAPATKTCTTSTEKHV; translated from the coding sequence ATGACCCCCGGCGACGGCACGGGCCGCCGTGTCCTGGTCACCGGCGGAGCCTCCGGGCTGGGCGCGGCCCTGGTCTCGGCCTTCGCGGCGCGCGGTGACCAGGTGCTCGCCACCGACCTCGCTGAGCAGGCCCCCGAAGCCCTCCCCCGGGGCGCGGACTACCTGCGTCTGGACGTGACCTCCGACGACGACTGGGCGGCCGCCCTCACCCGCGTGGAGGACGCCTGGGGCGGGCTGGACGTACTGGTCAACAACGCCGGGGTCGCGGCGGGCGGGCGGATCGACCACCTCACCCTGGACGACTGGCGCTGGATCACCGAGATCAACCTGTTCGGCGTGGTCCGCGGCTGCCGCACCTTCACCCCGCTGCTCAAACGGCAGGGCTCCGGGTACATCGTCAACACCGCCTCGGCCGCCGGGCTGATCCACCCGCCGACCATGAGCTCCTACAACGCGGTCAAGGCCGCGGTCGTGGCGCTCAGCGAAACCCTCCAGCACGAGCTCGCGCCCTACGGCGTCACCACGTCGGTGGTGTGCCCGTCGTTCTTCCGCACCAACCTCGCCTCCTCCCTGAGCGGCAGCGACCCCGCGGTGGAGGCTTCCGCGAGCAGGCTGATCAACGGGTCGAAGCTGACCGCGGACGACATCGCCGCCGAGGTGCTCAAGGGCATGGACCGCCGACGGCCGGTCATCCTCACCGACCGCGCCGGACGGTCCGCCCTGCGCGCCAAACGCTGGCTGCGCCCCCTCTACGACCGCACGATGCGCCGGATGGCCGAAGGCGTCCGCCGCCGCGTCGAGCGAAGCGCCCCCGCCACGAAGACCTGCACGACCAGCACGGAGAAGCACGTATGA
- the obgE gene encoding GTPase ObgE — translation MPDFVDEAVLHVKAGNGGHGCASVHREKFKPLGGPDGGNGGQGGDVVLEVDSQTATLLDYQRRPHRNAQNGTPGQGGHRAGAKGQDLVLTVPDGTVVTRADGEVIADLVGHGTRLVLAQGGSGGLGNAALASKKRKAPGFALKGEEGEAFDIRLEMKTIADVGLVGFPSAGKSSLIAAMSAARPKIADYPFTTLIPNLGVVEAGATQYVIADVPGLIPGASAGKGLGLEFLRHIERCSTLLHVLDCATYEPGRDPVSDLDALEAELAAYGEQAGVDLSDRPRIVALNKVDVPEARELADMVTPMLQERGYKVMEVSAASREGLRELSFALGEQVTAAREATPPEEPTRIVLRPKMIGDVPFEVVPLGDNAFQVRGDKPARWVRQTDFSNDEAVGYLAERLNRLGIEEALAKAGATQGAEVHIGTEEDSVVFDWDNSMDAEAVPSGPRGTDARLG, via the coding sequence ATGCCTGACTTCGTCGACGAGGCGGTCTTGCACGTCAAGGCCGGGAACGGCGGGCATGGCTGTGCCTCCGTGCACCGTGAGAAGTTCAAGCCGCTGGGCGGGCCGGACGGCGGCAACGGCGGCCAGGGCGGCGACGTCGTGCTGGAGGTCGACAGCCAGACCGCCACACTGCTGGACTACCAGCGCCGACCGCACCGTAACGCCCAGAACGGCACGCCCGGCCAGGGCGGCCACCGCGCCGGGGCCAAGGGCCAGGACCTGGTCCTGACCGTGCCCGACGGCACCGTGGTCACCAGGGCCGACGGTGAGGTCATCGCCGACCTGGTCGGCCACGGCACCCGCCTGGTGCTGGCCCAGGGCGGCAGCGGCGGCCTGGGCAACGCCGCGCTGGCCTCCAAGAAGCGCAAGGCCCCCGGCTTCGCCCTCAAGGGTGAGGAGGGCGAGGCCTTCGACATCCGCCTGGAGATGAAGACCATCGCCGACGTCGGCCTGGTGGGCTTCCCCAGCGCCGGCAAGTCGTCGCTGATCGCCGCGATGTCCGCGGCCCGGCCCAAGATCGCCGACTACCCCTTCACCACCCTCATCCCGAACCTGGGCGTGGTGGAGGCTGGCGCCACCCAGTACGTCATCGCCGACGTCCCCGGCCTGATCCCGGGCGCGAGCGCGGGCAAGGGCCTGGGCCTGGAGTTCCTGCGCCACATCGAGCGCTGCTCCACCCTGCTGCACGTCCTGGACTGCGCGACCTACGAGCCGGGCCGCGACCCGGTCAGCGACCTGGACGCCCTGGAGGCCGAGCTGGCCGCCTACGGCGAGCAGGCCGGGGTGGACCTGTCCGACCGTCCGCGCATCGTCGCCCTGAACAAGGTGGACGTGCCCGAGGCGCGCGAGCTCGCCGACATGGTCACCCCCATGCTCCAGGAGCGCGGCTACAAGGTCATGGAGGTCTCCGCGGCCTCCCGCGAGGGCCTGCGCGAACTCTCCTTCGCCCTGGGGGAGCAGGTCACCGCGGCCCGCGAGGCCACCCCGCCCGAGGAGCCCACCCGCATCGTGCTGCGGCCCAAGATGATCGGTGACGTGCCCTTCGAGGTCGTGCCGCTGGGCGACAACGCCTTCCAGGTGCGCGGCGACAAGCCCGCCCGCTGGGTGCGCCAGACCGACTTCTCCAACGACGAGGCCGTCGGCTACCTCGCCGAGCGCCTCAACCGCCTGGGCATCGAGGAGGCGCTGGCCAAGGCCGGTGCCACGCAGGGCGCGGAGGTGCACATCGGCACCGAGGAGGACTCGGTGGTCTTCGACTGGGACAACTCCATGGACGCCGAGGCCGTCCCGTCCGGCCCGCGCGGAACCGACGCCCGGCTGGGCTGA
- a CDS encoding TetR/AcrR family transcriptional regulator, whose protein sequence is MSEEAPRRTRMTQDERRRQLVGIGLRMLVERPIQELAVDEVAKEAGISRGLLFHYFPNKTAFHDAVVAAAGRRVVRNTAPDGDLTGWDAVAQFVERFHEQVDRRRGSYLALVFGGGSVTLDGELVEDLRETMGARVRDLLGLPDSAAPVTDAWTAYVEARALRWSAAPATERPRSLAAETDHCVRALRALLDLS, encoded by the coding sequence GTGAGCGAGGAAGCCCCGCGGCGGACGCGGATGACCCAGGACGAACGCAGGCGCCAACTGGTCGGGATCGGCCTGCGGATGCTGGTGGAACGCCCCATCCAGGAACTGGCGGTGGACGAGGTCGCCAAGGAGGCCGGGATCTCCCGAGGGCTGCTGTTCCACTACTTCCCGAACAAGACCGCGTTCCACGACGCCGTGGTGGCGGCCGCCGGGCGCCGGGTGGTGCGCAACACCGCCCCTGACGGGGACCTGACCGGCTGGGACGCCGTCGCCCAGTTCGTGGAGCGCTTCCACGAACAGGTGGACCGCCGTCGGGGATCGTACCTGGCGCTGGTGTTCGGCGGGGGGTCGGTGACCCTGGACGGCGAACTGGTGGAGGACCTGCGCGAGACCATGGGTGCCCGCGTGCGCGACCTGCTGGGCCTGCCCGACTCCGCGGCCCCGGTCACCGACGCCTGGACCGCCTACGTGGAGGCCCGAGCCCTGCGCTGGAGCGCCGCCCCCGCCACGGAACGCCCCCGGAGCCTGGCAGCCGAGACGGACCACTGCGTCCGCGCCCTGCGGGCCCTGCTGGACCTGAGCTGA
- a CDS encoding acyl-CoA dehydrogenase family protein: protein MDFAPSPRAADLIERVRAFIETEIDPVEEDYHRDLAARRVDGDPWQPLPVIEELRAKARAQGLWNLFLPAGHEGPYAERFGTVGGAGLSNTDYAPVAELTGRSHLAPAVFNCDAPDTGNMEVLLKYGSEEQKEQWLEPLLDARIRSAFCMTEPDVASSDATNMELRAEVRGDEVVVNGRKWWATGIGHPDCELLIVMGLTAPEADRHHRHTMVIVPRSAPGVKVERLLDTMGFKDEPGGHGEVTFTDVRVPLSNVIAGPGRAFEIAQGRLGPGRVHHCMRLIGLAEKALELACRRGLSRTAFGKPIANLGGNRERIADARIAIDSTRLLVLNAAWKLDQGGPLNALSEVSQIKVAAPNMAQQVIDFAIQLHGGGGMSNDFPLAGAWTSARALRLADGPDEVHRGVIARLELMKHGARR, encoded by the coding sequence ATGGACTTCGCACCCTCCCCTCGCGCCGCCGACCTGATCGAGCGGGTCCGCGCCTTCATCGAGACCGAGATCGACCCCGTCGAAGAGGACTACCACCGCGACCTCGCCGCCCGCCGGGTCGACGGCGACCCCTGGCAGCCGCTGCCCGTGATCGAGGAGCTGCGCGCCAAGGCCCGCGCCCAGGGGCTGTGGAACCTCTTCCTGCCCGCCGGGCACGAGGGCCCCTACGCCGAACGCTTCGGCACCGTCGGCGGGGCCGGACTCAGCAACACCGACTACGCACCCGTCGCCGAGCTCACCGGCCGCTCCCACCTCGCCCCGGCGGTGTTCAACTGCGACGCCCCCGACACCGGCAACATGGAGGTGCTCCTCAAATACGGCTCCGAGGAGCAGAAGGAGCAGTGGCTGGAGCCGCTGCTGGACGCCCGCATCCGCAGCGCCTTCTGCATGACCGAGCCCGACGTCGCCTCCTCCGACGCCACCAACATGGAGCTGCGCGCGGAGGTCCGGGGGGACGAGGTCGTGGTCAACGGCCGCAAGTGGTGGGCCACCGGCATCGGCCACCCCGACTGCGAGCTCCTCATCGTCATGGGCCTGACCGCCCCAGAGGCCGACCGCCACCACCGGCACACCATGGTCATCGTCCCCCGCAGCGCCCCCGGCGTGAAGGTCGAGCGCCTCCTGGACACCATGGGCTTCAAGGACGAGCCGGGCGGCCACGGCGAGGTCACCTTCACCGACGTGCGCGTGCCGCTGTCCAACGTCATCGCCGGGCCCGGCCGCGCCTTCGAGATCGCCCAGGGCCGCCTGGGACCGGGCCGCGTCCACCACTGCATGCGTCTGATCGGCCTGGCCGAGAAGGCCCTCGAACTCGCCTGTCGGCGCGGCCTGTCCCGGACCGCCTTCGGCAAGCCGATCGCCAACCTGGGCGGCAACCGCGAGCGCATCGCCGACGCCCGCATCGCCATCGACTCCACCCGCCTCCTGGTACTCAACGCCGCCTGGAAACTCGACCAGGGCGGGCCGCTGAACGCGCTCAGCGAGGTCAGCCAGATCAAGGTGGCCGCGCCGAACATGGCCCAGCAGGTCATCGACTTCGCCATCCAACTGCACGGCGGCGGCGGCATGTCCAACGACTTCCCCCTCGCCGGCGCCTGGACCAGCGCGCGGGCGCTGCGCCTGGCCGACGGCCCCGACGAGGTCCACCGCGGAGTCATCGCGCGCCTGGAACTGATGAAGCACGGAGCCCGCAGATGA
- a CDS encoding type II toxin-antitoxin system RelE family toxin, whose product MTYPLQLTPTAARHPRERLPEFAAAACAEFIMGPLADNPHRVGAPLRTPFEGDYRARRGEYRVRYRIDDDTKTVFVLAVHHRRDAYRRR is encoded by the coding sequence TTGACCTACCCCCTCCAACTCACCCCCACCGCCGCCCGGCATCCGCGCGAGCGGCTTCCCGAGTTCGCGGCGGCCGCCTGCGCCGAGTTCATCATGGGTCCGCTCGCCGACAACCCCCACAGAGTCGGTGCGCCGCTTCGGACTCCGTTCGAGGGTGACTACCGCGCACGGCGCGGCGAGTACCGGGTCAGGTACCGGATCGACGACGACACCAAGACCGTCTTCGTTCTCGCCGTGCACCACAGAAGGGACGCCTACCGCCGACGCTGA
- a CDS encoding glutamate-5-semialdehyde dehydrogenase, whose amino-acid sequence MSDIEREVHAVAQRAKDAAADLAPLSRAVKDQALLAIADALVKRADEITAANAQDVERARRDGTSPAMIDRLTLNPARIEAIADAVREIVELPDPVGESVRGSILPNGLDLRQIRVPLGVIGIIYEGRPNVTADAAALCLKSGNAALLRGSSSAYDSNTAIVGVLRDALEGTGVPVDAVQMVPGRTRESSTALMRARGLVDVLIPRGGGSLIQAVVRDSTVPVIETGEGLCHVYVDADADLDKALAIAVNAKAQRCSVCNSAETLLVHEAVADAFLPRVLASLAEAEVTVHGDDRVQAVAAAHPTGATVVEATEEDWTTEYLSMDLAVRVVPDVDAALAHIRKYSTQHTEAIITDSLSTSRYFVSRVDSAAVMVNASTRFTDGGEFGFGAEIGISTQKLHARGPMGLTEMTSTKYVVTGDGHLK is encoded by the coding sequence ATGAGTGACATCGAGCGTGAGGTCCACGCGGTAGCCCAACGTGCCAAGGACGCTGCGGCCGACCTCGCGCCGCTCAGCCGGGCGGTGAAGGACCAGGCCCTGCTGGCCATCGCCGACGCCCTGGTCAAGCGGGCGGACGAGATCACCGCCGCCAACGCCCAGGACGTGGAGCGGGCCCGCCGGGACGGCACCAGCCCGGCCATGATCGACCGGCTCACCCTGAACCCGGCGCGGATCGAGGCCATCGCCGACGCGGTGCGCGAGATCGTCGAACTCCCCGACCCGGTCGGGGAGTCCGTGCGCGGCTCCATCCTGCCCAACGGCCTGGACCTGCGCCAGATCCGGGTCCCGCTCGGGGTCATCGGCATCATCTACGAGGGCCGCCCCAACGTCACCGCGGACGCCGCCGCCCTGTGCCTCAAGAGCGGTAACGCCGCCCTGCTGCGCGGCTCCTCCTCGGCCTACGACTCCAACACCGCCATCGTCGGGGTGCTGCGCGACGCCCTGGAGGGCACCGGGGTCCCGGTCGACGCCGTCCAGATGGTCCCGGGCCGCACCCGCGAGTCCTCCACCGCGCTGATGCGCGCCCGTGGGCTCGTGGACGTGCTCATCCCGCGCGGTGGCGGCTCGCTCATCCAGGCCGTGGTCCGCGACTCCACCGTCCCGGTCATCGAGACCGGCGAGGGCCTGTGCCACGTGTACGTGGACGCCGACGCCGACCTCGACAAGGCGTTGGCCATCGCCGTCAACGCCAAGGCCCAGCGCTGCTCGGTGTGCAACTCCGCCGAGACCCTCCTGGTGCACGAGGCGGTCGCCGACGCCTTCCTGCCCCGGGTCCTGGCCTCCCTCGCCGAGGCCGAGGTCACCGTGCACGGTGACGACCGCGTTCAGGCGGTCGCCGCCGCGCACCCGACCGGTGCCACGGTGGTCGAGGCCACCGAGGAGGACTGGACCACCGAGTACCTGTCCATGGACCTGGCCGTGCGGGTCGTCCCGGACGTGGACGCCGCGCTCGCGCACATCAGGAAGTACTCCACCCAGCACACCGAGGCGATCATCACCGACTCGCTCAGCACCTCCCGGTACTTCGTGTCCCGGGTGGACTCGGCCGCGGTGATGGTGAACGCCTCCACGCGCTTCACCGACGGCGGTGAGTTCGGCTTCGGCGCGGAAATCGGCATTTCCACTCAGAAACTGCACGCCAGAGGCCCGATGGGGCTCACCGAAATGACCTCGACCAAGTACGTGGTCACCGGTGACGGTCACCTGAAGTAA
- a CDS encoding type II toxin-antitoxin system PemK/MazF family toxin, with product MGDAPRNGNTQRPAASAQNGDAHPHEGAVREVPTGRNATKLVYAPEQDGLADAGEIVWTWVPYEEDATRGKDRPLLVVGRKGKRLHGLMLSSQTPDERERQDWLPIGAGAWDGEGRDSYVRVDRLFEFDEAAIRREAAVMDERLFWQIAAVLRERYGWT from the coding sequence ATCGGCGACGCTCCGCGCAACGGCAACACCCAGCGGCCCGCCGCCTCCGCGCAGAACGGTGACGCCCACCCCCACGAGGGAGCCGTCCGCGAGGTCCCCACCGGGCGCAACGCCACCAAGCTCGTGTACGCGCCCGAGCAGGACGGCCTCGCCGACGCGGGCGAGATCGTGTGGACCTGGGTGCCCTACGAGGAGGACGCCACCCGGGGCAAGGACCGCCCCCTGCTCGTGGTGGGTCGCAAGGGCAAGCGCCTGCACGGCCTCATGCTCTCCTCCCAGACCCCCGACGAGCGCGAGCGCCAGGACTGGCTGCCGATCGGCGCGGGTGCCTGGGACGGCGAGGGCCGCGACTCCTACGTGCGCGTGGACCGCCTCTTCGAGTTCGACGAGGCCGCCATCCGTCGCGAGGCCGCCGTGATGGACGAGCGTCTCTTCTGGCAGATCGCCGCCGTGCTGAGGGAGCGCTACGGCTGGACCTGA